The DNA segment GGCGGGGATGCCGGGCTCCTCGATCTTCTCGCCCTTGACGATCGCTTCGTAGGCTTTCACCCGGCCCTGGACGTCGTCGGATTTGACCGTCAGCATCTCCTGCAGGGTGTAGGCCGCGCCGTAGGCCTCGAGCGCCCAGACTTCCATTTCGCCGAAGCGCTGTCCGCCGAACTGGGCCTTGCCCCCCAACGGCTGCTGGGTGACGAGCGAGTAGGGGCCGGTCGACCGGGCGTGGACTTTATCTTCCACCAGGTGATGGAGTTTGAGCATGTACAACACGCCCACGGTCACCGGCTGGTCGAAGGCTTCGCCGGTCTTGCCGTCGTGCAGCACCTGCTTGCCGAGGATCGGGCTGGGCTGGCCGGTCTGTTCGGTGACCTCTTCGGCTTTGCGGCGCAGGCTTAAGCTGTCGAGTCCGGCGGTCGGCATTTCGAGTTCCTTCAGCCACAGCGTCAGCCCGGCGTCGATCGCGGCCTGATCCATGGCGTGGCGCTCGGCCGCTGTCTGGTTGGAGGCGTCGTCGAAGCGGAAGAAGGTTTCGGGTTTAAAGCCTTTCTCCTTCAGCCATTCCGTCGCCGCCGCCCGCTGCGCGTACAGGGTGTCGGTGGTGATCAGGTCCTTCTTGTACTGCCTGGAAGGCAGGACGTTTTCCAGATACAGCCGGCGGATTTCGTCGTCGTCGAGGATCGCATCCTCTTCCAGGTTGTGCTGGGCGGCCCATTTCCAGGCCTTCTCGGTCACGTCCACCCAGGTTTTCCGAATCATCCAGGCGCGCGCCAACTCGGCTTCGATCTCGAATTCGTCCGCCCCGTCGAACACGGGAGAGATGGCGCGGAAGCCGATCCGCGAGACCGCCCACCCGAGGTGGGTCTCCAGGATCTGGCCGATGTTCATCCGGCCCGGCACTCCCAGCGGATTGAGGATGATGTCGACCGGGGTGCCGTCCTCGAGGAAAGGCATGTCCTCGACCGGGACGACGCGCGAGACGACGCCCTTGTTGCCGTGGCGGCCGGCCATTTTATCGCCCTCGGTGATCTTGCGGCGCTGGGCGACCGAAACGCGCACGGTCTTCTCCACGCCCGCCGGCAGGTCGTGGTGCTCGTCGCGGGTGAAGATCTTGACGTCGACCACCTTGCCGCGTTCGCCGTGCGGGAGGCGCAGCGAGGTGTCCTTAACGTCGCGCGATTTTTCGCCGAAGATCGCGCGCAGCAACTTCTCCTCGGGCGAGAGTTCCTTCTCGCCCTTGGGGGTGATCTTCCCCACCAGGATGTCGTTCGGTCCGACCTCGGCGCCGATCCGCACGATGCCGTGCTCGTCGAGGTCCTTGAGGGCCTCCTCGCCGACGTTGGGGATGTCGCAGGTGATCTCCTCGGGCCCCAGCTTCGTATCCCGGCTTTCCACTTCGTGCTTTTCGATGTGGATCGAGGTGAATTTATCGTCCTGCACGAGCCGCTCGGAAATCAGCACCGCGTCTTCGTAGTTGCCTCCCTCCCAAGAGAGGAAGGCGACCACCACGTTCTGCCCCAGCGCCAGCTCGCCGAATTCGGTCGAGGAGGAATCGGCGATCACGTCGCCCGGCTTGATCTTTTGCCCCTTCATCACGGCCGGGCGCTGGTCGATGCAGGTGCTCTGGTTGGAGCGGGTGTACTTGCGCAGTTTGTAGGTCTTCTTGCCTTTGCCGGTCTGGACCGTGACCTGGTCGCTGGTGACCGAAAGGACCTGGCCTTCGATGTCGGAGAGGATCACCTGCCCCGAATCCAGCGCCGCCTGCGGCTCGATGCCGGTCGAGACGATCGGCACTTCGGGGCGGATCAGCGGCACGGCCTGGGCCTGCATGTTGGAGCCCATCAGCGCGCGGTTGGCGTCGTCGTGCTCGAGGAAGGGGATCAGCCCGGCCGAGATGCCGACGATCTGCCGCGGCGCCACGTCCATGTAGTCGATCTGGGCCGGGGCGGCGAACATGAACCGCGAATGGTGGCGGCAGGAGGCGCGCGGGCGGACGAATTCGCCGAACTCGTTCAGCGGCGCGTTGGCCTGGGCGATGATGAACTTGTCCTCGGTGTCGGCCGAAACGTACAACGTCTCGGAGGAAACGAACGGCGCGATTCCGATCTCCCCGCCGAGCGGCGCCAGCTTGCCGGCAATGTCCTTGGTGATCAGGTCGTCCTTCCTGGCGATCAGGTCCTTCCCGCCGGATTTGAAGGCGTCTTCGGCCAGGTGGCGGCCGATCAGGCGCGGGTCGCCGGCCGGGTA comes from the Anaerolineales bacterium genome and includes:
- a CDS encoding DNA-directed RNA polymerase subunit beta, coding for SIRDQESFSPMNLINIRPIVAAVREFFGSSQLSQFMDQTNPLAELRHKRTLSALGPGGLRRERAGFDVRDVHQSHYGRICPIETPEGPNIGLIGRLASYAKVNPFGFIETPYRKVYKSYPAGDPRLIGRHLAEDAFKSGGKDLIARKDDLITKDIAGKLAPLGGEIGIAPFVSSETLYVSADTEDKFIIAQANAPLNEFGEFVRPRASCRHHSRFMFAAPAQIDYMDVAPRQIVGISAGLIPFLEHDDANRALMGSNMQAQAVPLIRPEVPIVSTGIEPQAALDSGQVILSDIEGQVLSVTSDQVTVQTGKGKKTYKLRKYTRSNQSTCIDQRPAVMKGQKIKPGDVIADSSSTEFGELALGQNVVVAFLSWEGGNYEDAVLISERLVQDDKFTSIHIEKHEVESRDTKLGPEEITCDIPNVGEEALKDLDEHGIVRIGAEVGPNDILVGKITPKGEKELSPEEKLLRAIFGEKSRDVKDTSLRLPHGERGKVVDVKIFTRDEHHDLPAGVEKTVRVSVAQRRKITEGDKMAGRHGNKGVVSRVVPVEDMPFLEDGTPVDIILNPLGVPGRMNIGQILETHLGWAVSRIGFRAISPVFDGADEFEIEAELARAWMIRKTWVDVTEKAWKWAAQHNLEEDAILDDDEIRRLYLENVLPSRQYKKDLITTDTLYAQRAAATEWLKEKGFKPETFFRFDDASNQTAAERHAMDQAAIDAGLTLWLKELEMPTAGLDSLSLRRKAEEVTEQTGQPSPILGKQVLHDGKTGEAFDQPVTVGVLYMLKLHHLVEDKVHARSTGPYSLVTQQPLGGKAQFGGQRFGEMEVWALEAYGAAYTLQEMLTVKSDDVQGRVKAYEAIVKGEKIEEPGIPASFRVLVKELQSLGLSVEAITDTGDIVKFGKDEEKARPPKIGYGLLSLGGD